The Elgaria multicarinata webbii isolate HBS135686 ecotype San Diego chromosome 11, rElgMul1.1.pri, whole genome shotgun sequence genome segment tctatcagggatggggaacgtgtggccctccagatgtggttggactccaaatcccatcatcccattgGCTATGCCGCCTTGGGCtgctgggcattgcagtccaaccacatctggagggccactcacTCACTACCCGTTTTAGATGGCAAGTGGCTACTTTCCTTTATGTTACTCCATAACATCATATACATTGACagcactgtataaataataatagaagaaatcAAACTAACAGTGAATGGAGCTTAAGGCCAGGATGCCTGAGGACCATGGGGGCAAAGCGCAACTCATTTAAGAGCAGAGTTGCTAATTTTGTATTGGCCatacatagccatcacaactagttgCCATTGacctcattcagacaacacgctaaaccattctgcttaaccacaaaatggttgatggaatgcattaaggtcaatgcattccgttaacctttttgtggttaagcagcatggtttagcgagttgtctgaaccaggccactgatggCATTTTCTTCCATCAATCCCCTTTTTAAGCCAtacaagttggcagccatcattaCAACTTGTAGTAGCAAACGCCATTGTTTAaccttgtgctgtgtgaagacgtttTTCCTTTTATCTCACACcactcagtttcatgggatgaccctggattctagtattgtatgagagagaaagaaatgtctccctatccactttctccacgtcGTGCAGAATTGTGTGCACCtctgttatgtctcccctcacttgccttttctctaagctgaACACTGTAtcttttcctcacaggggagttgatCCAGCCCCTGATcaatttaaaatggaatgtgccacaatctcctgctgtgagcaggaaaagcggcgtgatggtctttgtttacttcctctttcccgtcgggggggggggggaaacagaatgagggacagaagtgacggtaaggaaacgtgagtTTCTCCAGTGTGACAACGCTCTTAGTTTTTGCTTGTTTCCAACCCTCCAATATCCCTTCTGAGATGAGGTAACCAAAACTgcacacaatattccaagtgtgctCACGCCATATAAGAGCAATATGATatgggcaattttattttcaatccttTTCCTAATGTTCCATAACATGAAATTTACCTTTTTCACAGTTACCCCACACCTGGGAGGTGGGGATGTTTCCAGTGTggcctttattgtgcaattgccctgcctcaaacaAGGAATTTTACAGAGGGTCCACATGACATTGTCTTCTGTTTGTAACCTTTTGTTTTTCCCTTTTTCGTACCACAAAAAAAACATGAAGGAGGGAAAGATAGAACAGCTGCACAAGGCCTTCTGGTTCTAGCACTAGGAgatctccatctggaagcactgtaGGTTGATGTTTTCATTAAACTATCCACCATAATCCCAAGATCCATTTGCTGGTCATTCACTGCCAGTTCAGACCCCATAGGTGGTGTTAGGATTTCTCCCTCCAAACCCAAACTTTACacttagagcttcttcagacgagcgttttatcgcacattcatgactggccactcacggttcttcGCAGGACATTTTGACAACGCAGCGATCCTCCagcgcatctcccactccttcggctcttttttccgtcacaaaataagacccagaaaatctaaAAAAAATTGGCCTGTAACGATgcttgccactatttcctgcagtgtgtaggagaagctgtgtgataaaacacccactgaatgggccaagtggtcattgcttgcttcctctttcttccccgtgtgaagaaagaggaagttgttcATCCTGAttgtggaacagaagcaggagggcaacgcgatttccccccatctgaagaagTTCACTAACTGAACCACATTTGACATTTTAATGCCCGTTGAACCTAACTCCAGATAATTAGGAGCAAGTTAAAAAGCTTTGGTCTACAATACAGACCCTTGAAGAACCACCTAACATTTTACATCATTGTGAGaattgtccatttattcctactctctgcttcctcttctttaagctccatcacaccagtgttttattgcactttcgtcctgccttgtttatggttttgccctgtgaccctcacacgtcgtcatccctgtcctgcagtcatgtcacctcttcccctccattttctgtgtttttctggggtggagaaagtgcagtattttttctccacccAGGATAAAAACGCCATTCCgtccccgtgtattgctgtcctcacactATGTTGCAGAACATCCCTTTTGGGGAGCGTGTGTGTTGAAGGGAGGTCTTGGTGATGAAAGAGGATGGTGGGGTGGTTTTCCTCCAATCTGTAGAACTGctcaactgggaagggggagggagagagggggtacAAAGGCCCCATGCAGAAGGGAGCAttatctcacctctaaaggcagaaatggtgcccagccgatgaaacgctAAATCACTAAAATGCTacacaacaaaaccagaggggggaaggtgcccacgcccatcacaatgtccatcaaccacaagaaccaataaactggagggggaaggagaagggggtaaGGTGGGGCGGGTGCAACAGCGGAAGAGCGAACAAGTGAAAAGATATTTTGCCGATACAATGGCGATGCCAGGAAGGCTTGTGAAAGGGACCAGAAACGGAGGTGGAAACCGCGGATCATACctggggaaaaagtaggtgtgatgaacCCCTTTATCCAGATACCGAGCCATAAGTGAACCAATCCTCcgattccatgactgctaagtatgctcaggagcctttggtgagggagagactggctggagcatgctggaagttgtaggacttttttcctgtcaaaacatgcataggattgcacccgaaaGGGTTAGTGAAATAGACAGCTGTTATAGACAGAGGAACAGGGCATACAAGGCAAGAAGGGTAGCAAGCTGGCAACCTTAATTTGGAGTTCTAGCTGCTGATTTCTTTAGGAGGGGAGTAAAAGCTGGcaggaaaaaagagagatttGAAAGCCTAAAATGGGAAAAGAGATCTGGAAGCCAATGAGCTTTTCTCCACCAGGTTCTTTATCTGCTGCATTTACTTTtgattttgttgcagaattgagatctgagcactacacggaggagtatttcctttcctgcttttccagttcataacctctaggtggcactgtggtatagggAAATAGTGCAAAGACACAAGTgaaaaagcagtttctttcaTTTCCACAATTAAATGCAGCAtgtttcctgctctaaaaaaaaccctcaccaaaagtgctctttagacacagaagtgaaactgaagaGTTGTGACATCATTTAAAGAAGCCATAAACAGCTGTGAGGAGGGAATGATGAGTTCATCATCCATGCCTCATGTGGAAAATCCCTTACTTTTctacagataaaatcacttgGTTGTATAGATTTAACCTGATATTACGTAGTAAGCAGATTGATACAATATAATGATGTGCAATATAATGGCCTTTTTATCTTTTAAGACAGAGGAGGGTATACTGAGCAGACTTCAGGGTTGTTGGATCTGTGGCTTAGTAGGagatcacctgctttgcatacgaaaggtcccaggttcaatccccagcatctccagggagggctggaaaaattcctgcttgaAACTTTGAAGAGCCACTGCTcagggcatctttacattaaggagaAATTGTGTGGGTTATCTGGGACGTTTGAGCTTCCTGCTTTTtttgcatgattgttatgggccaTCATTAAACAGTTGGAAATCGGGAATCCTTCTCAATCTAtttcaaaccacccagagatctaccagaagATCCAGATTTATTGCCCGGCCACCTTTGGAGCTTGGAACACAAGTCTAAAAGGCAGAGTCATATTCGGGGAATAGAAACAAAACATTGAAAAATACAATGACAATGAAATTGGTAAGTCAAACCTAATTTTACTGCAAGTATGTGTGGAGTTGTGACTGTGACTTCTGGGTGCATGTACAtacaggtgtgtttgtgtgttccaTCTTGTCCGTTTCCTCACCTTCCGCAACATGGCGCccttcagatgatttggactacaacccccatcagctccagccagcatggccactggttggggatgatgggagttagagtccaaagcatctggagagcatcaggttggcgAAGGCAGGTGTGTCATGTGATGCACCTCCATGACCCGTGGATTTTCGGGGTGGTTAGAGAAAGGGGATCCGGCAGACAGGACTCTCAATCTTTCCTGCTTCAAAACTTGTAAGGCAACATGGAATGTATCTGCTACTTGGAGTGGCCCTCATCCAATTCGCTTTGAGGAGTCAATTAGGGCTAATTACCCCCAATTTTCACCCATTTTCTGACAAAGGATGCAAATAGATTACATATTAAAAGAGACTGGAGCATCTCTCTTCCCACATCCAATTGGGTCTCAGGAGACCATTACAGTCAATTATGCAGACATCCCTGTAATCTTTTGTCTGTGGAGTAATGACGCACCCAAATCCGTGATTCCAACCCTCTATAAATCCTGGGTCCCCTGCTGTCTTAGGGATCAAGAGACCCAGCAGCTCAAGACAGATTTCAAGGTACAGATTCATTAAATCTATGAGGGAGGCTTGGGATTTAGGATGTTGGTGGTTAAGAAGTTGGTGGTTAAAATGGGGATTAAGAGTTAAAAGGGCTACGGCAGGGGGTTGCTGTGTATTATTTCCAGGctggacaggcagaaattcaacaggcacaGCTTTTTGTGACAGGATAAGGCAGGGGGTTGCCGTGGTTTATTTCCAGGctgggcaggcagaaattcaacaggcacaGCTTTTGGTGACAGGATAAGGCAGGGGGTTGctgtgttttatttccaggctggacaggcagaaattcaacaggcacaGCTTTTGGTGACAGGATAAAGCAGGGGGTTGCCGTGGTTTATTTCCAGGctgggcaggcagaaattcaacaggcacaGCTTTTGGTGACAGGATAAGGCAGGGGGTTGctgtgttttatttccaggctggacaggcagaaattcaacaggcacaGCTTTTGGTGACAGGATAAAGCAGGGGGTTGCCGTGGTTTATTTCCAGGctgggcaggcagaaattcaacaggcacaGCTTTTGGTGACAGGATAAGGCAGGGGGTTGctgtgttttatttccaggctggacaggcagaaattcaacaggcacaGCTTTTGGTGACAGGATAAAGCAGGGGGTTGCCGTGGTTTATTTCCAGGctgggcaggcagaaattcaacaggcacaGCTTTTTCTGACAGAAAGCAGTGATAGAAAGGCCTTCAGCTCTTGAATGTCTGCCTGTCGTGCAGCTGataaaaggcacaggagctcAGTCGAGGGAAATCATATGGTATGCCTGTAGACTGCTTGAGGtggatacatattttaaaagcatcttGTTTGAGGTAGCCGTCAAAAAGAGTAGTATGTACTTAGGAGAGGGTGTTCAAGGCTCATAGGTTGCTGGGCTCTGGCATAAAGAGAAGCCTCAACCCAAGGTACGTTGCCAGGGGGTGGGCAAAGTGGACGGTCACCTCAGGCACCAAGAGGTTGAGGGTGCCAAATAACCTCCACGCAAGCAGTAGCGGCCGGGCAAACCTTGGCACACAATAAAGGAAATGCCACATTGACCAGTCCAGACTGCAGCCAAGTGCCATTTTAAATCGCAATATTTCCCCTTGGCGTGAAAGGCAGCAAGCTGAACGAATCAGCTTGCTAACTTGGGGTGTACGCACCTCATGAGGGCATTGGAGCGGTTAGAGGCCTGCCCCCTTGCTGCTTCAGGGCCCTTATTGGCTGTGCGTCCCCAAAGCATTCTCTGATTGGTTCCCCCCCCCGCTAACCCGCCCCCATGAATCTATTTCGTGCTGTTTAGGAACAAATAGTGGTAGCTAGCatgggcatactgggagttgtaggatttctttctgtataaacatgcataggatcataccCCACATCTCTTGCAGCAAAcccaacaaagaatcttgtggcaccttaaagactaacattttttttttctggcagtggacagtgtccacaaaagctaaaGCCAGAATAAACTTGTTGATCTATAAGCTGCTACTGGACCCTTTGCTGTTCTTTTCGGATGTTAAAGTTGTATAATTACAGGCCCTTGATGTACTCATTTATCGCACTAATGGTCtatggtcaaacaggttttgcaggcttcTTATGGCTTCAAAAACCTGCTTGATCAGAAATGACAGTGAGAACAACAAAAGGGCGCCTGTGCTTTGTCACAGTACTTTGTCTTGCCTATCTCCATCCTGTTTTCCTGGAGAGGAAATGTGGTTTAGTTAGGGAGCAGAGTGCGGTTGGAAACCAAAACTCTTCCTCGGCTTCGGTTTTCTCTTTCACGCAGATGTGGAACTCTCGCTCCGTGTTTTGGTTTTCTCTGCTCCTCTGTGGCCTGCTTGGTGAATGCTTTGGAATCGCTCTTGCTGTGAGTTATATCAATTCCCCCAAACCCAACCCATCAAACATAACTGCTGGAAAACCACATTAGGTCTTCGCATCTCTACCACCCCTCCGGAtcatctatggcagccttcctcaacctggggcgctccagatgtgttggactacaactcccagaatgccccagccggggcattctgggagatgcagtccaacacatctggagcgccctaggttgaggaaggctgatccatGGTCTGGTCTGGTTTGTACATGTGACAAAACAAGGTCGTAGTATGCTGAGATGGTAACACGGACGGCACCACTTCAGGCTGAACTTCCAGCATGAGTAGTAATAACAGCGCTGGCTTCCCTTTTAGGTTTGTTATAAGGACAATTGAGATAATGCATGTGATGTTCATTTGAGCACTTGGAGGAAAAGTGCTGTCTAATAACCGTTAAAGATAAatgaggacggggctcctgtatctttaacagttgtaatgacgCACCCAAATCCGTGATTTCAACCCTCTCTATAAATCCTGGGTCCCCTGCTGTCTCAGGGATCAAGaggccctgcagctttaactgttgtgatgaagagggaatttcacccaggttcttcatatatacaaatgacacctgcagaaattcccttttctatgcaactgttaaagatacaggagcctacccctggcctccttttcatatggtcaccctatttctaaATACACATCATTAAAAGTTTCCAACCAGTGTGGACTCTGATTCCTATAACTGATGAGGGCCTACCTTAGTTTTGCACAGTTTGCTGTGACAAGCCAGCATATTTGGGAAAATGAGgcgtggtggtggcagtgggccTGTATGTACAGAAATCTCTATGTCCACAGGTGTTGGTAGTACCGctcaagggcattgtgggaaattaaagtgGTAGTTCCCAGACTCCTGCTGGTTGCTGTCATTTTCAGATCCCACAAAGCCCCAGAGTGAAGCTACGTCAAGGGAAttgggaaaattaaaatggctaaTCGCCACTCACCAACATccaccccccgccacacacactacAGTTCTTTTATGGTATGATCTTTGTGGGACAGACTAGGTTATGGCAAGTCTAGTGTAATGTGACTTTTCGTCTTGTTGCTTCTGTAGCCCAAGGACAAACGTGGCTGGACCCTGAACAGTGCTGGCTACCTTCTGGGACCCCGTAAGTCAATTCAGGGTTTGGTTGTCAGGAGAAAGAGAGGACCAAAGTGTCAGGCAAGGGCAAAGGGCATCTTTAAGGTTGCAATATCACTTGTGCTTACCCGGGAGCAAGTTCCTAAGATAACATATTTGCCACCAGAATGTAGAAGGAGATGGGAggtgtagggtggccaggtatcttactttgcagaggacagtccttaaTTTCACATTGTCCTTCATTTGATGGCCCAGATCAGATTTAAAGTCAAAGAAGTGTAAGGCGCGAGAAGCAGCAGAGGCCtggaagttgtccatcagcagctattacctgggcagcagactgatgGACATATTCTTTCCCGCTAGGATGAGATAggttgtatttctattcaaattattgCTATTATTGCCGCATTTGCAGCAATATATAAAACGTTATACAAgcaggtgccctcttttgtcttctttcctggtgatgcatttcctctgctttagccAGGCCTAAGTGGCCAGCTTAGGTGGAAGGTGGTGGGAGGTGTCACCCCTTCCATGAGGTGTCCAGTTCTTATTGGTGGAGAATGACcgtccttccccccacccatcccttgactagagtgaccctatggaaaggcagacagggctcctgtacctttaacagttgcatagaaaagggaatttcagcaggtgtcctttgtatgcatgcagcacctgctgaaattcccttctcatcacaacagttaaagctgcaagagcactgccctcaagaggacagggctcctgcagctttaactgttgtgatgaagaaggaatttcaccaggtgctgcatgcatacaaaggacacctgctgaaattcccttttctatgcaactgttaaagatacaggagccctgtcctcgttttcatatggtcaccctatcccctGACAGTTGTGGGTGTGGAGTACACACTCATTTCATTTGTACCACTATCCTTTCTGTCCCAGTAACATCCTCCACTGTAGAGGACTGGCAGGGTTTTCCTAGGGCTTCAAAAACCTGAAAAACCTGTTTGACCTGAGATGACGGCATGTCAAAAGAAATGAGTGTGTATACTATAGGCAATGGTGCTTATCCTTAATAATATGTATCTCCCCGCTGGATCTTCGTAATAGTTGCTAGAGTGTAATCCAGCCAGCCTTGCAAGTTAAGTCTGCACAAGTTACTAGTCAACAAAAAAATAGTTACTGGTTCTCATATTCGCTATTTGCAGCGTGTTGTTGGCCTAAGACTGGGTTGGAGGaacgtgtggccttccagatgttcgttgttgcagtccaacaacacctggagggctgcaCGTTCCCCCAACCCTGACCCAAGAGAAAAGAACCAATTCCCTTCCAATTTATGAAAACGTCCTTCCTGGTCACTTAGAGGTGTTGTTATTATGTGCCACCAGGTAAGAGGCTATTTACTGATAAGCCTGGTACAATCCACTATTCTTGTTTTTATGTAACTTGCAGCAATTTCTCCCTTCTACTTTCCTCTCCCCAAAGCAGATGTCCAGCAGCCGGTGTCCAATAAAGGAGGCCTGGCTGGTAAGCGAGAGGCTATGGAGGACCTGTATTCACTAGGGCAAGATTCCTTCGGTGAGTATACCTTTATTGGCTCCTCTGCCCTTTCCGTGTTCCCATTACGTTGCCCGTCCCCTTCAACTCCATTTCCTCTGTCTTTCAGCACATGCTGCCCGCACTTTGGATGACGGCACTCTCCAAATCCTGGTGGATTTTCTTTCCTACCTGAACCTCCGAGGTGAGGACAGATGCCAGTTACTCCGGGAGGAGCGCTGTGTGTGTTTAGAAGCAAAAGGATGGGGAACCTGGGCTCCTCAATCTTCTCGAGGGAGAGGGACTGTAACTCAGTCATAAAGCACACACTTTGCGTATGGAAGGTCTTGGGTTCAATTCcaggtgtctccaggtagggctggaaaggcctcctgtctgaaaccctggggaactgCTTTCAGGTGGGAACTAATagctaactcagtataaggcagattcctatgttttAGGCCAAGCCAGGAATGGACAAAAGGTCgatctccagatatattggactacaactcccagcattcctaaacattggccatgctggcaggggcttctaggtgttgaagtccaaaacatctagagatcgaccttctgcccacccctgctctcgaCCAGCCTgtcttcaacttggtgccctccagatgcgttgggctgCATCTCTGTACATCTTGATGGTGGAAACTGTAACCCGGGTTGGGGAAGCTTGTTAGACCTTTCTTAATGTAATTAATATTGGGAGCCAAAGAAAATCAGGAGTTCCACAGGAAGACAATGCTAAAGTCCCCAGTTCCTTGTCTGTGCAAAATTTTGAAAATGAGCTCTATCAGTTAACTTAGCAAAGATCTAAAATATTTATAGCCCTGTACCACAAAGTAAGCTTTGGACTATCACATATTGCCATGAGAGGggacaacaggatgaaatttaatagggataaatgccaagttctacatttaggaaatagaaaccaaaggcacagttacaagaggggggatacttggctcagcaatactacaaatgagaaggatcttggaattgttgtagattgcaagctgaatatgagccaacagtgcgatatggctgcaagaaaggcaaatgctattttgggctgcattaatagaagtatagcttccaaatcacgtgaggtactggttcctctctattcggccctggttaggcctcatctagagtattgcgtccagttctgggctccacaattcaagaaggacgcagacaagctggagcgtgttcagaggagggcaaccaggatgatcaggggtctggaaacaaagccctatgaagagagactgaaagacctggtcatgtttcgcctggagaagagaagattgggggagacatgatagcactcttcaaatacttaaaaggttgtcacacagaggagggccaggatctcttctcgatcctcccagagtgcaggacatggaataatggactcaagttaaaggaagccagattccagctggacatcaggaaaaacttcctgactgttagagcagtgcgacaatggaatcagtgacctagggaggttgtgggctctcccacactagaggccttcaagaggcagctggacaagcatctgtcggggatgctttagggtggattcctgcattgagcagggggttggactcgatggccttgtaggccccttccatctctgctattctatgattctatgaagttacaAACAATAATTCTCTTTAATCAAAATGGTAATTTTTGTACTAACACTTCTTTAAGCGTGAGGACCCCAAGTGCCTCTCCCGAGGGAGGTTTAGGGGATGGCCACCAGGGAGAGGACCTCCTCGGTGGTAACCcccgattatggaatgctctcctcagCGAGGCCTCTCTCTCTaatgccaacattgtcatcttttgacTTCTCTCCATTCCCAGTTTAATGCAACAAATtgtttatgattatgattatttatgaTTTTTACTGaagttttagtt includes the following:
- the LOC134406611 gene encoding galanin peptides-like, whose protein sequence is MWNSRSVFWFSLLLCGLLGECFGIALAPKDKRGWTLNSAGYLLGPPISPFYFPLPKADVQQPVSNKGGLAGKREAMEDLYSLGQDSFAHAARTLDDGTLQILVDFLSYLNLRDQRTLSHLSLPLSEEAMQQ